A single window of Usitatibacter rugosus DNA harbors:
- a CDS encoding nucleoside recognition domain-containing protein, producing MALSYLWAGFFIVGFLAALGQWLFLGDTEVFKRIVDGTFESARVGVMEIALPLAGVMTLWLGILAVGEKAGAIEAVSRIIGPFFSRIFPGVPKDHPANGLIVMNFSANFLGLDNAATPIGLKAMASLHTLNPRKDEASDAQLMYLVLLTAGLTLIPVTVMAQRAILGAKDPTDIFIPTLIATYAGTLVAFLAVALKQRIRLLDPVVLSWLIGLTSFVGGIVWFFSTQLTREQVQLVSKIAGNLVILVVIVGFLLGAMRRKVNVYDVFIEGAKEGIQTSIMIIPFLVGMLVAIGVLRNSGVLDFVVGLIAWCISAMGFNTDFIPALPTALMKSVSGSGARAMMIEAMKVYGPDSFVGRLVCILQGSSDTTFYIIALYFGSVGITKTRYAVTYGLLADFAAVAAAIGVAYLFFH from the coding sequence ATGGCTTTGAGTTACCTCTGGGCCGGCTTCTTCATCGTCGGCTTCCTCGCCGCGCTCGGGCAATGGCTGTTCCTGGGCGACACGGAGGTGTTCAAGCGCATCGTGGACGGCACGTTCGAGTCCGCGCGCGTGGGCGTGATGGAGATCGCGTTGCCCTTGGCCGGAGTGATGACGCTGTGGCTGGGCATTCTCGCGGTCGGTGAGAAGGCGGGCGCGATCGAGGCGGTGTCGCGGATCATCGGCCCGTTCTTCTCGCGAATCTTTCCGGGCGTGCCGAAGGATCATCCGGCCAACGGCCTCATCGTGATGAACTTCTCGGCCAACTTCCTCGGGCTGGACAACGCCGCCACGCCGATCGGGCTCAAGGCCATGGCGAGCCTTCACACGTTGAACCCCAGGAAGGACGAGGCCTCGGACGCGCAGCTCATGTACCTCGTGCTGCTGACGGCGGGGCTGACGCTGATTCCGGTCACGGTGATGGCGCAGCGCGCGATCCTCGGCGCGAAGGATCCGACGGACATCTTCATTCCCACCCTGATCGCGACCTACGCCGGGACGCTCGTCGCTTTCCTCGCGGTGGCGCTCAAGCAGCGCATCCGGCTGCTCGATCCGGTCGTGCTGTCGTGGCTCATCGGCCTTACCTCGTTCGTCGGCGGCATCGTCTGGTTCTTCAGCACGCAGCTCACGCGCGAGCAGGTGCAGCTGGTCTCGAAGATCGCGGGCAACCTCGTGATCCTGGTCGTGATCGTGGGCTTCCTGCTGGGCGCGATGCGGCGGAAGGTAAACGTCTACGACGTCTTCATCGAGGGCGCGAAGGAGGGGATCCAGACCTCGATCATGATCATCCCGTTCCTGGTCGGGATGCTCGTGGCGATCGGCGTGCTGCGCAATTCCGGCGTGCTGGACTTCGTGGTCGGCCTGATCGCGTGGTGCATCTCGGCGATGGGCTTCAACACGGACTTCATCCCTGCGCTGCCCACGGCGCTGATGAAATCGGTCTCCGGCAGCGGGGCGCGCGCGATGATGATCGAGGCGATGAAGGTCTACGGGCCGGATTCTTTCGTCGGGCGCCTGGTGTGCATCCTGCAGGGCTCATCGGACACCACGTTCTACATCATCGCGCTGTACTTCGGGTCGGTGGGGATCACGAAGACCCGATATGCGGTGACGTATGGCCTCCTGGCGGACTTTGCGGCTGTCGCCGCTGCCATTGGCGTGGCCTATTTGTTCTTTCACTAA
- a CDS encoding ABC transporter substrate-binding protein, protein MLVRFLVFCVALGVANVSLAAKVFKWSSSGDITTQDPHGQDETFTKSINAMIYERLIMPGKDMSPTPWLATSWKVVSPTQRVLYLRKDVKFHDGTPMTADDVVFSFQRAAKSKQFRTYSIPAGTARKIDDYTVEFTTEKPNPIGLVSIGEIPIMSKAWCEKNKAVDPQDFSSKDITYASRNAMGTGPFKLVAYEPGIKTVLEKNAAWWGLKDGRGAETNLEVIEYRPIAAAATRLAALKSGELDFVLDPPVQDVPRLKEDPAFKVWEGDETRVITITLDQARDELLFSDVKGKNPFKDKRVRQALYQGIDIMAIRTQVMRGLSTPTAIGTPNPKGEGIPVSYDKRLPYDVAGAKKLLADAGYPNGFGFTLHCPNDRYVNDERICTALAGMWARIGLNVKVEAMPKAQYFQRTPKKEFSACMQGWGDNNRDAMFTLKPLYHTLNDKGAGDTNYGNFSNAELDALIDAADVEMDPAKRQEQLNKAIEVLQREVLVIPLHRQVIPWVSRSNVTLVHRSDNKFAPLWVKVD, encoded by the coding sequence ATGCTGGTTCGGTTCCTTGTTTTCTGCGTCGCCCTGGGCGTCGCGAACGTGTCCCTTGCCGCGAAGGTGTTCAAGTGGTCTTCGTCGGGCGACATCACGACGCAGGACCCCCACGGGCAGGACGAGACCTTCACCAAGTCCATCAACGCCATGATCTACGAGCGCCTGATCATGCCGGGCAAGGACATGTCGCCCACGCCGTGGCTGGCGACGTCGTGGAAAGTGGTCTCGCCGACGCAACGCGTGCTCTACCTCCGCAAGGACGTGAAGTTCCACGACGGCACGCCGATGACGGCCGACGACGTCGTGTTCTCCTTCCAACGCGCGGCGAAGTCGAAGCAGTTCCGCACGTATTCCATCCCCGCCGGCACCGCGCGCAAGATCGACGACTACACGGTCGAGTTCACCACCGAGAAGCCGAATCCGATCGGGCTCGTCTCCATCGGCGAGATCCCGATCATGAGCAAGGCCTGGTGCGAGAAGAACAAGGCGGTCGATCCGCAGGACTTCTCCAGCAAGGACATCACCTACGCATCGCGCAACGCCATGGGCACGGGGCCGTTCAAGCTCGTCGCCTACGAGCCCGGCATCAAGACGGTTCTCGAGAAGAACGCGGCGTGGTGGGGCTTGAAAGACGGCCGCGGCGCCGAGACCAACCTCGAGGTGATCGAATACCGCCCGATCGCGGCGGCCGCCACGCGCCTTGCCGCGCTCAAGTCCGGCGAGCTCGATTTCGTGCTTGATCCTCCCGTGCAAGACGTGCCGCGCCTGAAGGAAGATCCGGCATTCAAGGTGTGGGAAGGCGACGAGACGCGCGTCATCACCATCACGCTCGACCAAGCGAGGGACGAGCTGCTTTTCTCGGACGTGAAGGGCAAGAACCCGTTCAAGGACAAGCGCGTGCGCCAAGCCCTCTACCAGGGCATCGACATCATGGCGATCCGCACGCAGGTGATGCGCGGTCTGTCGACGCCGACCGCGATCGGCACGCCGAACCCGAAAGGCGAGGGCATCCCGGTCTCGTACGACAAGCGTTTGCCCTATGACGTCGCCGGTGCCAAGAAACTGCTGGCCGACGCGGGCTATCCCAACGGCTTCGGCTTCACGCTGCACTGCCCCAACGACCGCTACGTGAACGACGAGCGCATCTGCACGGCGCTGGCGGGCATGTGGGCGCGCATCGGCCTCAACGTGAAGGTGGAAGCGATGCCCAAGGCCCAATACTTCCAGCGCACGCCGAAGAAGGAATTCAGCGCGTGCATGCAGGGCTGGGGCGACAACAACCGCGACGCCATGTTCACGCTGAAGCCGCTGTACCACACGCTGAACGACAAGGGCGCGGGCGACACCAACTACGGCAACTTCAGCAACGCCGAGCTGGACGCGCTGATCGACGCCGCGGACGTGGAGATGGATCCCGCCAAGCGCCAGGAGCAGCTGAACAAGGCGATCGAGGTCCTGCAGCGAGAGGTGCTCGTGATCCCGCTGCATCGCCAGGTCATTCCCTGGGTGTCGCGCTCCAACGTGACGCTTGTCCACCGTTCGGACAACAAATTTGCGCCGCTCTGGGTGAAGGTCGATTGA
- a CDS encoding serine hydrolase domain-containing protein, whose amino-acid sequence MSRRRALTTLSALGLLAMTLPGTANAARRREPFADALDAELGAIVRDAGQPLASLATLAVRDGNVVYEGHFGRRFIDPTSRVRDRPAQPTTLYRIASISKLVTTLGVLRLVEQGRLDLDADAGSYLGYALRNPHFPGAPVTLRMMLCHTSSLRDDGGYYWDERVDLRDVLLPGGTKHGQGAMWSSKAAPGAYFEYTNLSWGVIGTVLEKVTGERFDRLMQRLVLEPLGMQGGFSPADLPKERQGRIATLYRKRSNADDNAPWYFDGPWIPQVDDYSTSDPVPRASPGYVPGSNGTLFGPQGNLRATAADLGRVMRMLMAGGELDGKRFLSAARVDEMVSVQWRYAGPENGLADYGSAARRFNAWGLGCQHFMDVQGGDRLVDGGGFTAVGHLGDAWGLIGTFAFNRETKNGLLFLCGGTGFDPRTNPGIYSSYFRFEERILTALYQRALGGKPA is encoded by the coding sequence ATGAGCCGCCGGCGTGCGCTCACCACCCTCTCCGCGCTCGGCCTCCTTGCCATGACCCTTCCCGGAACGGCCAACGCCGCGCGGCGCCGCGAGCCCTTTGCCGACGCGCTCGACGCCGAGCTGGGCGCCATCGTCCGTGACGCGGGGCAGCCGCTGGCGAGCCTTGCAACACTGGCCGTGCGCGACGGGAACGTCGTCTACGAGGGCCATTTCGGCCGCCGCTTCATCGATCCCACCAGCCGCGTGCGCGACCGCCCCGCGCAGCCGACGACGCTCTACCGCATCGCCTCGATCTCCAAGCTCGTGACCACGCTCGGCGTGTTGCGCCTCGTCGAGCAGGGCCGCCTCGACCTCGATGCCGATGCGGGCTCCTATCTCGGCTACGCGCTGCGCAACCCTCACTTCCCGGGCGCGCCCGTCACGCTGCGCATGATGCTGTGCCACACCTCCTCGCTGCGCGACGACGGCGGCTACTACTGGGACGAGCGCGTGGATCTTCGCGATGTGCTCCTGCCCGGCGGCACCAAGCATGGGCAGGGCGCCATGTGGTCGAGCAAGGCCGCGCCCGGTGCCTATTTCGAGTACACCAACCTGAGCTGGGGCGTGATCGGCACGGTGCTCGAGAAGGTCACCGGCGAGCGCTTCGACCGATTGATGCAGCGCCTCGTCCTCGAGCCGCTCGGCATGCAGGGCGGCTTCAGCCCGGCGGACCTTCCCAAGGAGCGCCAGGGCCGCATCGCGACGCTCTACCGCAAGCGCTCGAACGCCGACGACAACGCGCCCTGGTATTTCGACGGCCCGTGGATCCCGCAGGTAGACGACTACAGCACGAGCGATCCGGTGCCGCGCGCGAGTCCGGGCTACGTCCCCGGCAGCAACGGCACGCTCTTCGGGCCGCAGGGCAACCTGCGCGCCACCGCCGCGGATCTCGGCCGCGTGATGCGCATGCTGATGGCCGGCGGCGAGCTGGACGGAAAGCGCTTCCTGTCGGCCGCGCGCGTGGACGAAATGGTCTCCGTGCAATGGCGCTACGCCGGGCCGGAGAACGGCCTCGCGGACTACGGGAGCGCCGCTCGCCGCTTCAACGCGTGGGGATTGGGCTGCCAGCACTTCATGGACGTGCAAGGCGGGGACAGGCTCGTGGACGGCGGCGGCTTCACGGCGGTGGGCCACCTGGGCGATGCGTGGGGGCTCATCGGCACCTTCGCCTTCAATCGCGAAACGAAGAACGGCCTGCTCTTCCTCTGCGGCGGCACGGGGTTCGATCCGCGCACCAATCCCGGCATCTACTCGTCGTATTTCCGCTTCGAGGAGCGCATCCTCACCGCGCTGTACCAGCGGGCGCTGGGCGGCAAGCCCGCCTGA
- a CDS encoding succinylglutamate desuccinylase/aspartoacylase domain-containing protein: protein MTTKPLPFESIAYTGLEPGVRLIVTGAVHGNETCGTQGIRRVVSEIQSGALPIVRGHVTFVPVCNPLAYAKRDRMGDRNLNRNLSPTKTPKDFEDHVANWLCPLMASHEALLDLHSTRGQTEAFCLVGPNDNDGIIEPFKHSKAERDLARRLGVRRFVEGWLDTYARGVARRRANVAANPLAADAIYGVGTTEYMRSQGGYSMTLECGQHDDPTSPEVAYRAIRNTLAFLGHTGEPAPPPVEKYESLRLHEVVDKDHADDKFSRAWASFDPLEPGDVIATRHDGTVIKATKRGRIVFPDVSAQPGHEWFYLAETTDSI, encoded by the coding sequence ATGACAACGAAACCGCTTCCCTTCGAATCCATCGCGTACACCGGCCTCGAGCCCGGCGTGCGCCTCATCGTCACCGGCGCCGTCCACGGCAATGAGACTTGCGGCACACAGGGCATTCGCCGCGTCGTCTCGGAGATCCAGTCCGGCGCGCTGCCCATCGTGCGCGGCCACGTGACGTTCGTGCCCGTCTGCAATCCGCTCGCCTACGCGAAGCGCGACCGCATGGGCGACCGGAACCTGAACCGCAACCTGTCGCCCACGAAGACGCCGAAAGACTTCGAGGACCACGTCGCCAACTGGCTCTGCCCACTCATGGCGAGCCACGAGGCGCTGCTGGACCTGCACTCCACCCGCGGCCAGACCGAGGCGTTCTGCCTGGTCGGCCCGAACGACAACGACGGCATCATCGAGCCCTTCAAGCACTCGAAGGCCGAGCGCGATCTCGCACGACGCCTCGGCGTGCGGCGCTTCGTGGAAGGCTGGCTCGATACCTATGCGCGCGGCGTCGCCCGCCGGCGTGCGAACGTGGCTGCCAATCCGCTGGCTGCCGATGCGATCTACGGCGTGGGCACCACGGAGTACATGCGCTCGCAGGGTGGCTACTCGATGACGCTCGAGTGCGGGCAGCACGACGATCCCACGTCGCCCGAGGTGGCCTATCGCGCCATCCGCAATACGCTCGCCTTCCTCGGCCACACGGGGGAACCTGCACCGCCGCCTGTCGAGAAATACGAGTCGCTCCGCCTGCACGAAGTGGTGGACAAGGATCACGCCGACGACAAGTTCAGCCGCGCGTGGGCGAGCTTCGATCCGCTCGAGCCCGGCGACGTGATCGCCACGCGCCACGACGGCACGGTGATCAAGGCCACGAAGCGCGGCCGCATCGTCTTCCCCGACGTCAGCGCCCAGCCCGGCCACGAGTGGTTCTACCTCGCGGAAACCACCGACTCGATTTAA
- a CDS encoding S66 peptidase family protein codes for MEPSGIVDDALIEKGVRNLESFGLRVKLAPNIRAVLGGYAGTVNQRLADLHGMFLDREVEGLWVLRGGSGGGHLLPHLDYELIRSHPKAFVGYSDTTSLHLGLLRGAGLVTFHGPVASSTFSEYSAGNLRAVLMEPRATRAFEGAKENAEKALQQKQFAPLTFRTGTAEGPLVGGNLAVLSSLIGTPFAPRTKGCVLFLEEISEAPYRVDRLLEQLRQSGVLTAASGVALGVFQKCDPPDSDPSLTLAEVLEAQFRDSKVPAAYGFSFGHIAHQMTLPLGIRARMDAAERTLTLLEPAVA; via the coding sequence GTGGAACCCAGCGGCATCGTCGATGACGCCCTGATCGAGAAGGGCGTGCGCAACCTCGAGAGCTTCGGCCTGCGCGTGAAGCTCGCTCCCAATATTCGTGCCGTGCTCGGCGGCTACGCGGGCACGGTCAACCAGCGCCTGGCCGACCTGCACGGCATGTTCCTCGACCGCGAGGTGGAAGGCCTCTGGGTGCTCAGGGGCGGCTCGGGGGGCGGGCACCTTTTGCCGCATCTCGATTACGAGCTGATTCGCAGCCATCCCAAGGCCTTCGTCGGCTACTCGGACACGACGTCGCTGCACTTGGGCTTGCTTCGCGGCGCGGGGCTGGTGACGTTCCATGGCCCCGTGGCGTCGTCCACGTTCTCCGAGTACTCCGCGGGCAACCTGCGCGCCGTGTTGATGGAGCCGCGCGCGACGCGGGCCTTCGAGGGCGCGAAGGAGAACGCGGAGAAGGCGCTCCAGCAGAAGCAGTTCGCGCCGCTCACGTTTCGCACGGGCACCGCCGAGGGGCCGCTCGTGGGCGGCAACCTGGCCGTGCTCTCGTCGCTCATCGGCACGCCGTTCGCGCCGCGTACGAAAGGATGCGTGCTCTTCCTCGAGGAGATCAGCGAGGCGCCGTATCGCGTGGATCGCCTGCTCGAGCAGCTCCGCCAGTCGGGCGTGCTGACGGCGGCCTCCGGCGTAGCGCTCGGCGTGTTCCAGAAATGCGATCCGCCGGATTCGGACCCGTCGCTGACATTGGCCGAGGTACTGGAAGCGCAGTTCCGCGATTCGAAGGTGCCCGCGGCCTACGGATTTTCCTTCGGCCACATCGCGCACCAGATGACGCTGCCGCTGGGGATTCGCGCGCGGATGGATGCGGCCGAGCGCACGCTCACGCTGCTCGAGCCCGCCGTCGCCTGA
- a CDS encoding acetyl-CoA hydrolase/transferase C-terminal domain-containing protein translates to MPTTRTASLEAAVDAILAVTGGQVACGTPLGLGKPVTLLNALYGRVKANGILRLDILTALSLDIPRSKGGLEGRFLDPFVRRVFEGVPRLDYIRDLAAGRMPPNVGLYEFYFRPGSMLAFPAAQQNYLSSNYTHAGRDMVARGANVVAAMIAERDGRFSLSCNPDLTADVAQGMRASGRPCIVVGVVNRKLPFMLGDAEVPESFFDVIVDSPEHEHALFGVPNPSLDTADHAIGLYASSLVKDGGTLQLGIGSIGDGVAHWLRERHVQPDTYREMALALGIDRYEALVAAEGGFGPFAEGLFASSEMFTWGMMCLMQAGVIRRRAEGDSGPALQAGFFMGPREFYRVLRELPEAEREKILMTSVTRVNDLFGEEATARRQRHDARFINVCMMMTLFGAAVSDALADGRVVSGVGGQYNFVAMAHALERARSVLLLRSTREAAGRVESNIVFNYGHTTIPRHLRDIAVTEYGIADLRGRTDGEVAAALIGIADARFQDGLANAAKAAGKLPADWKVPFATRSNTPEQLAAKLAPLVARGALPSFPLGTDFDEVEQRLLPALAWLKANAHRKVALAMQALSATATAGDAPALERMALVHPESFGEHFQRKLLLLALRRTAPAAP, encoded by the coding sequence ATGCCAACGACCCGTACCGCAAGCCTCGAAGCCGCCGTTGACGCGATCCTCGCCGTGACCGGCGGGCAGGTCGCCTGCGGGACGCCCCTGGGCCTCGGCAAGCCCGTGACGCTCCTGAACGCCCTCTACGGACGCGTGAAGGCCAACGGCATTCTGCGGCTCGACATCCTCACCGCCCTCTCGCTCGACATCCCGAGATCGAAGGGCGGGCTCGAGGGGCGTTTCCTCGATCCTTTCGTGCGCCGCGTCTTCGAAGGCGTGCCGCGGCTCGACTACATCCGTGATCTCGCCGCCGGCCGGATGCCGCCCAACGTCGGCCTCTACGAGTTCTATTTCCGGCCCGGCTCGATGCTCGCGTTTCCGGCCGCCCAGCAGAACTACCTCTCGAGCAACTACACCCACGCGGGGCGCGACATGGTGGCCCGCGGCGCCAACGTGGTCGCGGCGATGATCGCCGAGCGCGACGGCCGCTTCAGCCTTTCGTGCAATCCCGATCTCACCGCGGATGTCGCGCAGGGAATGCGCGCCTCGGGCCGGCCCTGCATCGTGGTGGGCGTGGTGAACCGCAAGCTTCCCTTCATGCTGGGCGACGCCGAGGTGCCCGAGTCGTTCTTCGACGTGATCGTGGATTCGCCCGAGCACGAGCACGCGCTCTTCGGCGTGCCCAATCCTTCCCTCGACACGGCGGACCATGCCATCGGCCTCTACGCCTCGTCGCTGGTGAAGGACGGCGGCACGCTCCAACTCGGCATCGGCTCCATCGGCGACGGCGTGGCGCACTGGCTGCGCGAGCGCCACGTGCAACCCGATACGTATCGCGAGATGGCCTTGGCGCTGGGCATAGACCGCTATGAGGCCCTCGTGGCGGCGGAAGGCGGGTTCGGGCCGTTCGCCGAGGGCCTGTTTGCGTCCAGCGAGATGTTCACGTGGGGAATGATGTGCCTCATGCAGGCGGGCGTGATCCGCCGCCGCGCCGAAGGGGATTCGGGCCCCGCGCTGCAGGCCGGGTTCTTCATGGGGCCGCGGGAGTTCTACCGCGTGCTGCGCGAGCTCCCTGAAGCCGAGCGCGAGAAGATCCTCATGACGTCGGTCACGCGCGTGAACGACCTCTTCGGCGAGGAGGCGACGGCCCGGCGCCAGCGCCACGACGCGCGCTTCATCAACGTGTGCATGATGATGACGCTCTTCGGCGCGGCGGTTTCCGATGCCCTCGCCGACGGACGCGTGGTGAGCGGCGTGGGTGGCCAGTACAACTTCGTCGCAATGGCGCACGCACTCGAGCGCGCTCGCTCGGTGCTGCTGCTCCGTTCCACTCGCGAGGCTGCTGGGCGCGTCGAGTCGAACATCGTCTTCAACTACGGGCACACGACGATCCCGCGGCACCTGCGCGACATCGCCGTCACCGAGTACGGCATCGCGGATTTGCGCGGGCGTACCGATGGAGAAGTTGCTGCGGCCCTGATCGGGATTGCCGACGCTCGCTTCCAGGATGGGCTCGCGAATGCTGCGAAGGCCGCGGGCAAGCTTCCGGCCGACTGGAAGGTACCTTTCGCCACACGGTCGAATACACCGGAGCAGCTTGCGGCGAAGCTGGCCCCGCTGGTGGCACGTGGTGCGCTCCCGTCCTTCCCGCTCGGTACCGACTTCGACGAGGTCGAGCAGCGGCTGCTTCCTGCGCTCGCCTGGCTCAAGGCCAACGCGCATCGCAAGGTGGCGCTCGCGATGCAGGCGCTGTCGGCAACCGCGACGGCCGGCGACGCCCCGGCACTGGAACGAATGGCGCTCGTTCATCCGGAAAGCTTCGGCGAGCACTTCCAGCGAAAGCTGCTTCTCCTGGCATTGCGCCGGACCGCGCCTGCCGCACCGTAG
- a CDS encoding N-acetylmuramoyl-L-alanine amidase, translated as MKRSLFAVAALVLAGCAAGPPRLDTTYTSANQDSRAQYLVIHFTSEGFESSLETLTRGDGKVSSHYLVRDNPPTVYQLVDENRRAWHAGASSWLGQTQLNAASIGIEIVNLGLKGPPGAQTWAEYPEAQMEVVMALVRDIIKRHQIRPDRVVGHSDIAPQRKVDPGPRFPWKRLADEGLIVWPDAADVARRLPAFEVAMPDIVWFQDRLQKHGFSVPQNGALDEATVRVLAAFQMKYRPSRYDGMPDAETAAMLDVLTGP; from the coding sequence ATGAAACGATCGCTCTTCGCGGTCGCGGCCCTGGTCCTCGCGGGCTGCGCCGCCGGCCCGCCGCGCCTCGATACCACCTACACCTCCGCCAACCAGGACAGCCGGGCCCAGTACCTGGTGATCCACTTCACCTCGGAGGGCTTCGAGTCGTCGCTCGAAACACTCACGCGAGGCGACGGCAAGGTGAGCAGCCATTACCTCGTGCGCGACAACCCGCCCACGGTCTACCAGCTCGTGGACGAGAACCGCCGCGCCTGGCACGCGGGCGCGAGCTCGTGGCTCGGCCAGACGCAGCTCAACGCCGCCTCCATCGGCATCGAGATCGTGAACCTGGGCCTCAAGGGGCCGCCGGGCGCGCAGACGTGGGCCGAGTATCCCGAGGCGCAAATGGAAGTCGTGATGGCCCTGGTGCGAGACATCATCAAACGCCACCAGATCCGCCCCGACCGCGTCGTGGGCCACAGCGACATCGCGCCGCAGCGCAAGGTCGACCCGGGCCCGCGCTTTCCGTGGAAGCGCCTCGCGGACGAAGGGCTCATCGTGTGGCCGGATGCGGCGGACGTCGCACGCAGGCTGCCGGCGTTCGAAGTCGCGATGCCCGACATCGTGTGGTTCCAGGACCGCCTCCAGAAGCACGGCTTTTCCGTCCCGCAAAACGGCGCGCTCGACGAGGCCACGGTCCGCGTCCTCGCCGCCTTCCAGATGAAGTACCGTCCCTCGCGCTACGACGGCATGCCCGACGCCGAGACCGCCGCGATGCTCGACGTGCTCACCGGCCCATGA